A section of the Subtercola frigoramans genome encodes:
- a CDS encoding metal-sensitive transcriptional regulator, producing MELDPTEMKPVLNRLRRAQGQLAAVTRLIEEGNDCTVVVTQLAAVSSALDRAGFAIIASALQTCLEQEDPALDKAKLEKLFMSLA from the coding sequence ATGGAACTCGACCCCACAGAGATGAAGCCGGTACTCAATCGCCTCCGACGCGCGCAGGGCCAATTGGCAGCAGTGACCCGTTTGATCGAAGAGGGCAACGACTGCACCGTCGTCGTCACCCAGCTGGCCGCGGTCTCGAGCGCACTCGACCGTGCCGGCTTCGCCATCATCGCCAGCGCCCTGCAGACCTGCCTCGAGCAGGAGGATCCCGCTCTCGACAAGGCAAAACTCGAAAAGCTCTTCATGTCGCTGGCGTAG
- a CDS encoding ice-binding family protein, with product MQSTTSASRRRLTVRHLIVGIVAPAVIALGAIVAVAAPATAAPVSAGPASVDLGASARFSVLAAAAITIPGSTLPGEAGAGAAITDDAGTVYGSVKHSSGDAATVAALADAKTAYNTLAALPSTGTLTSGELGGQHVYPGVYHQVAALTMTTPVTFDAQGNPNAIFVMQSDAALTTTASTTMKLVNGANAANIYWVLKGAATLGASSYFSGTILSAAAVSVGATSHVDGRAFALKGAVTLDADVFGQLDITAPGVTITGGATVLVGSATPRVSGTSDAKVGTKVTVVVGSQKLSTTVSEDGSWSVTPTALAEGLSTVTVSVTDAAGNTGTATQALTVDTTAPVVTITGGATATSVSATPVVSGTTNAAVDTTLKVTIGNQVFTPTVQAGGTWSVTASSIANGTITVTVTATDAAGNVGVATQSLTIAVSVPTPTPTPTPTPTPTPTVTPTPTPTPTPTPTPTPTPTPTPTPTPTPTPTPTPVPVTGWVANYSAPIIQGTTDAAVGTKVTVTIATQVLTTSVKAGGLWAIRLNPMPNATYPVLIAVTDPAGKRGSVTQSLRIDTTLGNPASGGSTSCGSLTLNKEVTVSVASQKLTASITRLGQWAVSPTTAASCGFVVVASVADQSGDTGMFSRVVVGKNPAPSVTITGGPAVTATAPTISGTSSAPVGSKVVVRYSEQTLTTKVMVGGTWSVVRNGLAPGIHQVVVAVTAATGTGYAMQYLTTK from the coding sequence GTGCAATCCACCACCTCGGCTTCGCGCCGACGCCTGACTGTCAGGCATCTGATCGTGGGCATCGTCGCCCCTGCTGTGATAGCGCTGGGAGCGATTGTCGCTGTTGCCGCACCGGCAACTGCGGCCCCCGTCTCGGCCGGGCCGGCCTCCGTCGACCTCGGGGCGTCCGCCAGGTTCTCAGTGCTCGCGGCTGCTGCGATAACGATCCCCGGCAGCACCCTTCCGGGAGAGGCCGGAGCCGGAGCAGCGATCACCGATGACGCCGGCACGGTGTACGGCTCGGTCAAGCACTCCTCCGGAGATGCCGCCACTGTCGCGGCGCTCGCTGATGCGAAAACGGCCTACAACACGCTCGCAGCATTGCCTTCAACCGGCACGCTCACCAGCGGCGAACTCGGCGGGCAGCACGTCTATCCCGGTGTCTACCACCAGGTCGCGGCCCTCACGATGACAACTCCCGTGACCTTCGATGCACAGGGCAATCCCAACGCCATCTTCGTGATGCAGTCGGATGCTGCACTCACCACGACCGCATCGACCACGATGAAGCTGGTGAACGGTGCGAACGCTGCGAACATCTACTGGGTTCTCAAGGGAGCCGCGACGCTCGGAGCGTCTTCGTATTTCTCCGGTACGATCCTGAGCGCTGCAGCGGTCTCGGTCGGCGCCACCTCACACGTCGACGGTCGGGCCTTCGCGCTCAAGGGTGCGGTGACGCTCGACGCCGACGTGTTCGGCCAGCTCGACATCACTGCTCCGGGTGTGACGATCACGGGCGGCGCGACAGTGTTGGTTGGTTCGGCGACGCCTCGGGTTTCGGGTACGTCCGATGCCAAGGTTGGAACGAAGGTCACGGTTGTGGTCGGTTCGCAGAAGTTGTCGACGACGGTTTCTGAAGATGGTTCGTGGAGTGTCACCCCGACGGCTTTGGCTGAGGGTCTTTCGACGGTCACGGTGTCGGTCACGGATGCTGCGGGCAACACGGGCACGGCGACGCAGGCGCTGACGGTCGATACGACTGCTCCGGTTGTGACGATCACCGGCGGCGCGACAGCGACATCGGTTTCGGCCACGCCAGTCGTTTCTGGCACGACCAATGCTGCCGTAGATACCACGCTGAAGGTCACGATCGGGAATCAGGTGTTTACCCCGACCGTTCAAGCGGGTGGAACCTGGTCAGTCACGGCCTCGTCGATCGCAAACGGAACCATCACCGTGACCGTGACGGCGACGGATGCTGCCGGCAACGTCGGTGTTGCGACACAGTCGCTCACGATCGCCGTTTCGGTCCCGACGCCGACTCCGACCCCGACCCCGACGCCTACGCCCACGCCTACGGTGACCCCGACCCCGACCCCGACCCCGACCCCGACCCCGACGCCTACGCCGACGCCTACGCCTACTCCGACCCCTACGCCTACTCCGACCCCTACGCCGACGCCAGTACCAGTCACGGGTTGGGTTGCCAACTACTCGGCCCCGATCATCCAGGGCACGACGGATGCCGCGGTCGGCACCAAGGTGACGGTCACGATCGCCACCCAGGTGCTCACGACGTCGGTGAAGGCCGGTGGCCTCTGGGCGATCCGGTTGAACCCGATGCCGAACGCAACCTACCCGGTGCTCATTGCCGTTACCGACCCGGCGGGCAAACGCGGTTCTGTGACGCAGAGCCTGCGTATCGACACGACTCTCGGTAATCCTGCCAGTGGTGGCTCGACGAGCTGCGGTTCGCTCACGCTCAACAAGGAAGTGACTGTCTCGGTCGCTTCTCAGAAACTGACCGCGTCCATCACCCGGCTCGGTCAGTGGGCCGTATCGCCGACCACGGCAGCGAGCTGCGGTTTCGTCGTGGTCGCCTCGGTTGCCGACCAGTCGGGAGACACCGGCATGTTCAGTCGCGTCGTCGTGGGGAAGAACCCTGCACCGTCAGTGACGATCACCGGCGGCCCGGCCGTGACGGCAACGGCGCCGACCATCTCGGGAACGAGCTCCGCCCCGGTCGGGTCGAAGGTCGTCGTAAGGTACTCCGAACAGACCCTGACCACGAAGGTCATGGTCGGCGGCACCTGGAGCGTTGTGCGCAACGGTCTGGCCCCGGGCATCCACCAGGTGGTCGTGGCTGTCACCGCGGCTACGGGCACCGGCTACGCCATGCAGTACCTCACCACGAAGTAG
- a CDS encoding rhodanese-like domain-containing protein — MGVFDSLKSKFAKPYKSIGIDEAKELIASGATLVDVRDASEWRTGHAAAAKHVPLDRLRTSTAGIPQAKPVVAICASGMRSQTAAGILAAKGYDAYTVRGGMSAWRRAGEPTR; from the coding sequence ATGGGAGTCTTCGACTCACTCAAGTCAAAGTTTGCCAAGCCATACAAGAGCATCGGCATCGATGAAGCGAAAGAACTCATTGCTTCGGGAGCGACCCTTGTCGACGTCCGTGATGCAAGCGAATGGCGAACCGGCCATGCTGCCGCGGCCAAGCACGTACCCTTGGATCGCCTGCGCACCAGCACTGCGGGCATTCCCCAGGCAAAGCCCGTTGTCGCGATCTGCGCTTCCGGAATGCGGTCGCAGACCGCAGCCGGAATCCTTGCCGCGAAGGGGTACGACGCCTACACAGTCCGTGGAGGAATGAGCGCATGGCGCCGCGCAGGCGAACCAACGCGGTGA
- a CDS encoding FAD-dependent oxidoreductase, producing MKTVIIGGVAGGMSAATRLRRLDEEATIVVFERGGYVSFANCGLPYFVGGVITERSSLLLQTPDGLAARFRLDVRIRHDVSAIDRVNRTVRVTDLSSGTTFDEPYDRLILATGAAAGDLEGAAGAPTFSLRTIDDIDHITATIDAVGTTATAPASAIVIGAGFIGLEAVENLRRRGVQVTLVQRGPQVFSPLDPEMASPVLRELVAHGIDVRLNTTVASATAEGLLLSDGSLVRADLVIDASGVHPQSELAAAAGLALGESGGIVVDEFQRTNDPDVYAVGDGVLKVDSLDGGDTLVTMAGLANRHGRAAADSIAGTPHPAAPALGTAIVGVFDLTVALTGWSESRLVAANRSHRVIHTHPASHASYYPGAEQMAMKLLVDPDTDRILGAQIVGGQGVDKRIDVIAVAMTAGITASGLKDLELAYAPQYGSAKDPINQIGYVADNLHSGLGRNIQWHELEQAREAGTVLIDVRTSAEFSAGHIPGALNLPIDELRERLDELPLTSLIVHCQVGQRGHTAARMLVQHGFDARNLDGGYLTWRAGIASVAGPALQG from the coding sequence ATGAAAACGGTGATCATCGGCGGCGTCGCTGGCGGCATGTCTGCGGCGACACGTCTGCGCAGACTCGACGAAGAGGCGACGATCGTCGTATTCGAGCGGGGTGGATACGTGTCGTTCGCGAACTGCGGGCTGCCGTACTTCGTGGGCGGAGTGATCACCGAGCGAAGCAGTCTCCTGCTCCAGACTCCCGACGGTCTCGCGGCACGGTTTCGGCTCGACGTGCGTATCAGGCACGACGTGTCGGCCATCGACCGCGTGAACCGCACCGTGCGGGTGACAGACCTGTCGTCGGGCACGACGTTCGACGAGCCCTACGACAGACTGATTCTCGCCACCGGCGCAGCTGCGGGAGACCTCGAAGGCGCGGCCGGCGCGCCGACGTTCAGCCTGCGAACCATCGACGACATCGACCACATCACGGCGACGATCGACGCAGTGGGCACAACGGCGACAGCCCCCGCATCGGCGATCGTCATCGGCGCTGGCTTCATCGGTCTCGAGGCTGTCGAGAATCTGCGACGCCGTGGCGTCCAGGTGACGCTCGTGCAGCGCGGCCCGCAGGTATTCTCCCCGCTCGACCCTGAGATGGCGTCACCCGTGCTTCGAGAACTGGTCGCCCACGGGATCGACGTGCGGCTGAACACCACCGTCGCATCAGCCACAGCAGAAGGACTGCTCCTGAGCGACGGCTCTCTCGTCAGAGCAGATCTGGTGATCGACGCGAGTGGCGTGCACCCTCAATCGGAGCTCGCAGCAGCTGCAGGGCTCGCACTCGGCGAGAGCGGCGGAATCGTCGTCGATGAGTTCCAGCGCACGAACGACCCCGACGTCTACGCCGTCGGCGATGGCGTCCTGAAAGTGGATTCGCTCGACGGCGGCGACACACTAGTCACCATGGCGGGGCTGGCGAACCGGCACGGAAGAGCCGCCGCCGACAGTATCGCTGGGACACCGCACCCGGCCGCCCCAGCACTCGGCACAGCGATCGTCGGCGTCTTCGATCTGACCGTCGCGCTGACGGGCTGGAGCGAGAGCCGTCTGGTCGCCGCGAACCGGTCGCACCGGGTGATCCACACGCATCCGGCCTCGCATGCCAGCTACTACCCGGGAGCCGAACAGATGGCGATGAAGCTGCTCGTCGACCCCGACACCGACCGCATCCTCGGCGCCCAGATCGTCGGGGGGCAGGGAGTCGACAAACGAATCGACGTCATAGCGGTCGCGATGACTGCCGGCATCACCGCCTCCGGCCTGAAAGACCTCGAACTCGCCTATGCACCGCAGTACGGGTCAGCCAAAGACCCCATCAACCAGATCGGGTACGTCGCAGACAACCTGCACTCGGGTCTCGGCCGAAACATCCAGTGGCACGAACTCGAGCAGGCCAGGGAGGCGGGTACTGTTCTCATCGACGTCAGAACCTCGGCCGAATTCAGTGCCGGCCACATCCCCGGCGCCCTCAACCTGCCGATCGACGAACTCCGGGAGCGACTCGACGAACTCCCCCTCACCTCGCTGATCGTGCACTGCCAGGTCGGCCAGCGTGGCCACACGGCTGCCCGGATGCTCGTCCAGCACGGCTTCGATGCGAGAAACCTCGACGGTGGGTACCTCACCTGGCGAGCCGGCATCGCGAGTGTCGCCGGGCCTGCTCTTCAGGGGTAG
- a CDS encoding PaaX family transcriptional regulator, protein MTYFYHSVVDSPLLPREIESESAPSLMLLLIGEFWRYSPELTIPSAALVELVRPLGVSAEAARASLSRLSRRGTLEVSRSGRRTSYALSPEVAATVPVSERLTMAFGREERLWDGEWTVVVFSLSEQERDRRQRLREWLRWLGFGPARDGVWVSPHADVSLVESSLVDFLPSDGLIFRSSHMVGDVNEHELWPLGEIREMYLTFISDLRQFVYRLRAGEVAPAEALKIALLVLGRWRGFPTVDPDLPAQYLPSDWPRREARRLFVSVYDACVPLANQYVRDVLMKYDPELARTTGALTVEEALEHYATQQEQSVDVALIER, encoded by the coding sequence ATGACATACTTCTATCACTCCGTCGTTGATTCCCCCCTCCTTCCACGCGAGATAGAGAGCGAATCCGCACCGAGTCTCATGCTTCTGCTGATCGGTGAATTCTGGCGTTACAGCCCTGAGTTGACGATTCCTTCGGCAGCCCTCGTAGAACTCGTGCGTCCTCTCGGTGTCTCAGCCGAAGCCGCGCGCGCCTCGCTCAGCCGTCTCAGCCGGCGAGGCACACTTGAGGTTTCGCGATCTGGGCGGAGGACTTCCTATGCGCTCAGCCCGGAAGTCGCAGCCACGGTTCCGGTCAGCGAGCGCCTCACGATGGCGTTCGGCCGGGAGGAACGCCTGTGGGACGGCGAATGGACTGTAGTCGTCTTTTCCCTCAGTGAGCAGGAGCGCGACCGCCGACAGCGCTTGCGTGAATGGCTCCGTTGGCTCGGATTCGGGCCCGCTCGGGACGGAGTGTGGGTCTCCCCGCACGCTGATGTCTCGCTGGTCGAGAGTTCGCTGGTAGATTTTCTTCCGAGTGACGGACTCATATTTCGTTCTTCACACATGGTCGGCGATGTGAACGAGCATGAACTCTGGCCGCTTGGCGAAATCCGCGAGATGTACCTGACATTCATCAGTGACCTGCGCCAGTTTGTCTACCGCCTTCGAGCAGGCGAGGTTGCACCGGCCGAGGCGCTCAAGATCGCACTTCTCGTCTTGGGCCGCTGGCGGGGTTTCCCCACCGTTGACCCTGATCTTCCGGCCCAGTACCTACCGAGTGACTGGCCGCGTCGCGAAGCCCGGCGGCTATTCGTCTCGGTGTACGACGCGTGTGTGCCGCTCGCGAACCAGTATGTTCGAGATGTGCTGATGAAGTACGACCCCGAACTCGCCAGGACGACGGGCGCCCTCACTGTCGAGGAGGCGCTGGAGCACTATGCAACCCAGCAAGAGCAGTCCGTCGATGTAGCGCTCATCGAGCGGTAA
- a CDS encoding MFS transporter, which produces MTGTDSVAASTVGSPAVVASQRRIVRALIAGQIFGGVGMGATLSLGALLAAQLGGSTAWSGMAATMSTLGAAAVAVPLARLAAARGRRLSLSSGSMLAAVGAILAITSAQIQSFPLLLVSLMLLGAGSATNLQARFAATDLSQPRSRARDLSIVVWSTTIGAVLGPNLFGPGEVVGALLGLPPLTGAFAFSLLAQLCAAVVYAFVLRPDPLLTSYALLGTRPLAGSRTGGWAILRANPRARYAVATIAFSQATMVALMSMAPVHLRENGAMLTIVGFSISLHVAGMYAFSPVFGRLSDRWGRMPVILIGQGLLLASLLVSSLGGASQSSMMIALVLLGLGWSASVIAGSALVSDAVTAEQRTPLQGFSDLSMNAAGALGGAVAGPIMMAAGYSGLAWVAMVLVAAVGAWSITRMLGSRPVARQVAAK; this is translated from the coding sequence GTGACCGGCACCGATTCCGTGGCAGCGTCCACCGTCGGGTCTCCCGCCGTAGTGGCGAGCCAGCGACGCATCGTTCGAGCATTGATCGCCGGGCAGATCTTCGGTGGCGTTGGCATGGGTGCCACGCTGTCGCTCGGTGCCCTGCTTGCTGCCCAGCTCGGGGGTTCGACGGCATGGTCGGGCATGGCGGCGACGATGAGCACGCTCGGCGCGGCCGCCGTTGCCGTTCCTCTCGCGCGTCTGGCTGCGGCTCGGGGCCGACGACTCTCGCTTTCCAGTGGTTCGATGCTCGCTGCGGTCGGCGCGATTCTTGCGATCACCTCGGCCCAGATCCAGTCGTTCCCCCTGCTGCTGGTCTCGCTCATGCTGCTGGGCGCGGGGTCGGCGACGAACCTCCAGGCGCGTTTCGCGGCCACCGACCTCTCCCAGCCGCGATCGCGCGCGCGTGACCTTTCGATCGTTGTCTGGTCGACGACAATCGGTGCCGTGCTCGGGCCGAACCTGTTTGGCCCAGGCGAGGTCGTCGGCGCCTTACTGGGTTTGCCGCCACTGACGGGAGCCTTTGCGTTCTCGCTTCTCGCCCAGCTGTGCGCTGCTGTCGTCTACGCGTTCGTCTTGCGACCAGACCCGCTGCTGACGTCATATGCACTGCTCGGAACACGGCCTCTCGCGGGTTCACGTACTGGCGGATGGGCGATCCTGCGCGCCAACCCACGCGCACGATATGCGGTGGCGACGATCGCGTTCAGCCAGGCCACGATGGTGGCGTTGATGTCCATGGCCCCGGTGCATCTCCGGGAGAACGGCGCGATGCTCACCATTGTCGGATTCTCCATCAGCCTGCATGTCGCGGGAATGTACGCTTTCTCCCCGGTCTTCGGGCGGCTTTCTGATCGGTGGGGCCGGATGCCCGTCATCCTCATCGGTCAGGGCCTGCTGCTGGCCTCCCTGCTCGTCTCCTCGCTCGGCGGAGCATCACAGTCCTCGATGATGATCGCCCTCGTCCTGCTCGGGCTCGGATGGTCGGCTTCGGTGATCGCCGGATCGGCGCTCGTTTCAGACGCGGTCACGGCAGAACAACGAACGCCACTGCAGGGCTTCTCCGACCTGTCGATGAACGCTGCGGGTGCCCTCGGTGGTGCGGTGGCGGGCCCGATCATGATGGCCGCGGGATACTCGGGGCTGGCGTGGGTCGCCATGGTGCTCGTCGCAGCGGTCGGCGCCTGGTCGATCACCCGGATGCTCGGCTCGCGCCCGGTCGCACGCCAGGTCGCAGCGAAGTAG
- a CDS encoding SHOCT domain-containing protein — translation MSGNSWQFNWAWLFGALVVVGVVLLGVLAVRLLLSRRPSASTLQSAPAPAASAVKGEPTPRQILDARYARGELTTDEYRERVATLGGAS, via the coding sequence ATGTCGGGTAATTCATGGCAGTTCAACTGGGCGTGGCTGTTCGGAGCACTGGTTGTCGTCGGGGTCGTTCTCCTCGGCGTCCTCGCGGTTCGGCTGCTTCTGTCTCGGCGCCCTAGCGCCTCGACACTCCAATCGGCTCCGGCTCCGGCTGCGTCAGCTGTCAAGGGGGAGCCCACTCCGCGACAGATCCTCGATGCACGCTACGCCCGGGGTGAGCTCACCACCGACGAATATCGCGAGCGAGTCGCAACGCTCGGAGGGGCATCCTGA
- a CDS encoding multicopper oxidase family protein: protein MEPISRRSAITLGGIGAAFFIAGGVGLVWDGLSRTVPITGLASGEAFAEPEVRRSVGGVLDVRLSASPTPVVIGGTTVDALTYNGSLPGPTLVVRPGDVLKISVNNQIGAPTNLHTHGLHVSPEGSSDNVFRQVDSGSLADYQYEIPTDHPPGLFWYHPHHHGMTAEQVFAGMYGAIVVEDPDPIDATSGRVLVISDITFDSAGQILATSQMDRMSGREGEMLMLNGQIAPIISAHTGDREQWSIVNACTSRYLDLTLTGQSMQLLGNDSGRFASPRDVTELRLAPGNRADVLVTMKAGTSQLQALPVDRGSVGSMTVSAPRATSTATLATVVVAGASAGRTFASPPTTTPRDLRADKVDGSRTLTLAMGAAGMGMGGGGMMQFTIDGRTFDPNRVDQSVRAHTIEEWMIVNTSTMDHPFHLHVWPMQLVEVGGAPENDAVWRDVVNVPAKSHARVRIAFDDFTGKTVYHCHIFDHEDNGMMGVISVE from the coding sequence ATGGAGCCCATCAGCCGAAGATCGGCCATTACCCTGGGGGGCATCGGTGCCGCCTTCTTCATTGCAGGTGGTGTGGGTCTCGTCTGGGATGGATTGAGCAGGACCGTGCCGATAACCGGCCTGGCGTCGGGAGAGGCGTTCGCGGAGCCTGAAGTCCGTCGAAGCGTCGGCGGCGTGCTCGATGTGAGGCTCTCTGCATCTCCGACACCGGTGGTGATCGGTGGCACAACCGTCGATGCCCTGACCTACAACGGTTCACTCCCCGGCCCGACCTTGGTGGTCCGTCCGGGAGACGTGTTGAAGATCTCGGTGAACAACCAGATCGGGGCGCCAACAAATCTGCACACGCACGGACTGCACGTCTCGCCCGAAGGGTCGAGTGACAACGTCTTCCGGCAGGTCGATTCGGGTTCCTTGGCTGACTACCAGTACGAGATTCCAACCGATCACCCGCCCGGGCTCTTCTGGTATCACCCGCATCATCACGGAATGACCGCAGAACAGGTGTTCGCCGGAATGTACGGCGCCATCGTTGTCGAAGACCCGGATCCCATCGATGCAACATCAGGGCGAGTGCTCGTCATCTCCGATATTACCTTCGATTCTGCCGGGCAGATCCTGGCGACCAGCCAGATGGATCGGATGTCAGGGCGCGAGGGGGAGATGCTGATGCTCAATGGCCAGATCGCACCGATCATCAGCGCACATACCGGCGACCGCGAACAGTGGAGCATCGTCAACGCCTGTACCTCGCGCTATCTCGATCTGACCCTGACGGGTCAGTCGATGCAGCTGCTGGGAAACGACTCGGGGAGATTCGCTTCGCCGCGCGATGTGACCGAGCTCAGGCTCGCCCCGGGAAATCGCGCTGACGTTCTGGTGACGATGAAAGCCGGCACGTCGCAGCTCCAGGCGCTGCCCGTCGACCGCGGTTCAGTGGGCAGTATGACAGTGAGCGCCCCACGAGCGACGAGCACGGCCACGCTGGCGACGGTCGTCGTGGCCGGTGCGTCCGCAGGCCGAACTTTTGCCTCGCCGCCAACGACGACCCCGCGGGACCTCAGGGCAGACAAAGTGGACGGCTCCCGAACACTCACTCTCGCGATGGGTGCGGCCGGCATGGGCATGGGTGGCGGTGGCATGATGCAGTTCACCATCGACGGCAGAACATTCGACCCGAACCGGGTTGACCAGAGCGTTCGCGCACACACGATCGAAGAGTGGATGATCGTGAACACCAGCACGATGGATCATCCTTTTCACCTTCACGTCTGGCCAATGCAGCTCGTCGAGGTGGGGGGTGCGCCCGAGAACGACGCGGTGTGGCGCGATGTGGTTAACGTTCCTGCGAAATCCCACGCCCGTGTAAGGATCGCGTTCGATGACTTCACCGGGAAAACGGTGTATCACTGCCACATTTTCGACCATGAAGACAACGGCATGATGGGAGTCATTTCCGTGGAGTGA
- a CDS encoding serine hydrolase domain-containing protein, whose protein sequence is MSSRNTADDRLSIGLVETGFESVRNALDAMLLSDPQFSAQVTAIWRGHTVVDLVGGPDLAENSVTGVFSATKGVAAAVIGLLLQRGFFELDKPVASYWPEFAARDKAQITVRQVLSHRAGLVGIDERFAVDELIDSSRAAAKLAETAPQWQPGATHGYHGITIGIFMEELTRRLTGRSLQEIYESEIRAPRGIDFYLGLPESEEPRFREVLPPAPSPTEAAELSARAPATDSIQALAFNVFHGELAPTAGEMGPNNRRMRASGFSSINGIGSARGLAGVYGAVLGGPNAKPLLSEDTIEQMSREQSVGADRVLVLPTSFAIVYMKPNPRLEFGSYRAFGHDGAGGVIAFADPIHELAFGYVPMPMQLPGGADPKGVELSRLVRACIRRLR, encoded by the coding sequence ATGAGTTCGCGAAACACCGCCGATGATCGGCTGTCCATCGGTCTCGTCGAGACAGGATTCGAGTCGGTCAGAAACGCACTCGATGCGATGCTCCTCAGCGATCCTCAGTTCAGCGCGCAGGTCACTGCGATCTGGCGTGGGCACACTGTTGTCGATCTCGTCGGGGGTCCCGACCTCGCTGAGAACTCGGTGACCGGAGTATTTTCGGCCACTAAGGGCGTCGCAGCGGCTGTGATCGGTCTCCTTCTGCAGCGTGGCTTTTTCGAGCTCGATAAGCCTGTGGCGTCGTACTGGCCAGAGTTCGCCGCTCGAGACAAGGCTCAGATCACTGTCCGTCAGGTGCTCTCCCATCGCGCAGGCCTGGTCGGCATCGACGAAAGATTCGCCGTTGACGAGCTCATCGACTCATCCCGCGCTGCCGCGAAGCTCGCCGAGACTGCGCCGCAGTGGCAACCGGGCGCGACCCACGGTTACCACGGCATCACGATCGGCATCTTCATGGAAGAACTCACGCGGCGCCTCACAGGTCGGTCCCTGCAGGAGATCTACGAGTCTGAGATTCGTGCCCCTCGCGGGATCGATTTCTACCTCGGACTTCCAGAATCCGAAGAGCCGCGGTTCCGCGAGGTGCTGCCACCGGCGCCAAGTCCCACCGAGGCAGCTGAGCTCAGCGCAAGGGCCCCGGCAACAGACAGTATCCAGGCTCTCGCATTCAACGTGTTTCACGGCGAATTGGCTCCGACTGCTGGCGAAATGGGCCCGAACAACAGGCGGATGCGAGCCTCGGGATTCTCGTCGATTAACGGCATCGGGTCAGCTCGGGGCCTCGCCGGCGTCTATGGGGCGGTCCTTGGCGGCCCAAACGCGAAACCACTCCTTTCGGAGGACACGATCGAGCAGATGAGCAGAGAACAGTCCGTCGGCGCGGACCGCGTGCTTGTGCTGCCCACGTCGTTCGCGATCGTATATATGAAGCCGAACCCGCGGTTGGAGTTCGGCAGTTACCGCGCCTTCGGTCACGACGGTGCCGGCGGCGTCATCGCCTTCGCAGACCCCATCCATGAGCTGGCATTCGGATATGTACCGATGCCCATGCAGCTTCCGGGAGGGGCGGACCCGAAAGGGGTCGAGCTTTCTCGGCTGGTCCGAGCATGCATTCGCAGGCTGCGATAG